The following is a genomic window from Sciurus carolinensis chromosome 3, mSciCar1.2, whole genome shotgun sequence.
tgcccttcagttgatgaatggataaggaaactgtggtatatatatatacacaatggaatattactcagccataaagaagaataaaattatggcatttgctggtacatggatgaagttggaaaatatcatgctaagtgaaataggccaagccccagaaatcaaaagccaaatgttttctctgataagtgcatgacgatatataatgagggggtgacgggggaagagaagaatgaaggaactttcgatggtatagaggaaaaaggggtgggagggggtgggggacagaaagatagtagaatgaaacagacagtattaccctatgtatatgtatgattacatgaatggtgtgaatatatattgtgtacaaccacagaaatgaaaagttgtaccacatttctgtacagtgaatcaaaatgcagtctgtaaaaaaataaaaatttaaaaattaaaaaaaagaaaaagaaaaaaagaaatgtgcctTTTCCCTGCATGGGCTTTCCTATGTGAATATGTAGATTCTTAAATCAAACCCCCAAGGTTCCTTTGCTTGGGGAGAGTATTGCTTTGCAAACAGGCCCAGCGCTGTCCTCACCTGCAGCAGGTAATAAACCTTTCTCCACGCCTCCATCTCCTGCTTGTGCATTTTGGCTTTGCACTCACCAAGACACAAACCCATCGCATTAAGTTACAAGTGTAGTACAAAGAACTTCCTTCTCCCCTGAACCGTTTGAGAGGATTTGCCAAGGAACACCTAACACGTTAGTGTCAGCTTCCTTCTGAGCTAGGCCCTGGCCTGCACGCCGAGCGCATCCGCCTGAGGTTGACACCAGCGTCCTCGGGCCTTCAGCCCTACTCCACACAGATGCGGATGGCGGGAGCACCGGGCTGAGAGAATGATTCCCTACAAGGGGCCCGCTGTGCTGACCCGCACCCTTGCTTTGCCAAAAAGCTATTTGCCTGCCGCCCTGCCTggctaagtggacaggatatgtcacattcctcaaaTGCCTCAAAGAGGCAGGGCAAAGGTCAGGCCGTGGGTGAGGAGGGGTGGGGTGCAGAGGGAGGACACGGCCACTCACCTCCGCTCCTGCTCCTTCTGCTCCTGCTCTCCACCAAGTGCACCACAGGGAAGAAGGGGAACACAATAAAGAGGGGGGCCTGGGGTCTCTAAGAAGCCAGTCGCACCCCTCCCAGGGCCGGCTCTGAGGCCCCTCCTCTTTGGGGGTGTCTGTCGTCTGtcgctttcttttttcttttttttttttctttttttttctttttacagactgcattttgattcattgtacacaagtggggtacagcatttcatttctatggttggacacaatgtaggtttttttttttctctttttttaaaatttatttttattgtaaacaagtgggatacatgttgtttctgttgtacatggagtaacagcataccatttgcataatcatacatctacatagggtaatgatgtttggttcaacctgttatttttcccttccccccatcccttccacccctcttttccctctatacagtccctccttcctccattctcgctctcctcccactccccattacatgtcatcatctgcttatcagtgagatcattcgtcctttggatttttgagattggcttatctcacttaacatgatattctccagtttcatccatttgcctgcaaatgctataattttattattctttatagctgagtaatattccattgtatatatatataccacagtttctttatccattcatcaactgaaggacatctaggttggttccacattctgactattgtgaattgagctgctatgaacattgatgtggctgtatctctgtagtatgctgattttaagtcctttgggtataggccgaggagtgggatagctgggtcaaatggtgggtccattccaagttttctaaggaatctccacactgctttccagagtggctgcactaatttgcagccccaccagcaatgtatgagtgtgccttttcccccacatcctctccaacacctttcccagcaccatttgttgaagaggctatcttttctccattgcatatttttggcacctttgtctagtatgagaaaattgtatttatttggatttgtttccctgtcctctattctgtaccattgatcttcctgtctattttggtgccaataccatgccggaAAAGGCACATTTCTGAGCATGCTCAGTGCAAGGTCATAGAGCACatggccaaaaaagaaaaatggcggCCATGAAGGCTCTGGGCATGCTTAGCACAGCAGAATGAGGCAGGTTCACAATGGCTGCCTGAAGGAAAGAATCAGCATGACTTGATGATCTGGCTGGTTCCTCCTAAGTTTTTCCAGAGAGCTTCAAAGAGCTTTAgctgaaacaaaaggaaagaacaacGTCGAAGGTGTGTCAGCCATCTTTAAAGGGCATTGGCTTCTCCCAGTAAGCGCAGGGGTTTGTCCTGAAGTTAGTCCTTACTAACATCCTTGCAGCTGTATTATTTAAATGTAGAAACTCTTGAGCATTTGGTTATTTGTCAGGAGGGTGAGGTACCTTGGTGAGGGAGCTGGGTGCTGTTGTGTTTTCCACTGGAGGGTGTGTGGAGGCCCAGAGATGTTTCTGAGCTGTGGTGCCTGCAGATGCTGGGGGACACTCCCCAGAGGGACATGTCAGTATGTCAGGCCAGGCCTGGTCCTGCAGAAGCAGGGCCACTGGGATGGTGGTGTATCTCACCCACCATCCTAGGTCACCTGGAGATTGCCGCCAAACGGAACAGGGGTACAGTGAGTAGGCAAGCTCAGTCTTGGGATTCTGTGAAGAAACGTgcatctccattttattttatttcagttttttgtactggggattaaaccccaggggtgctctaccactgagctataccccagatcctttttatttcttattttgagacacggtctcactaaggtgcccattatggcctcaaacctgtgatcctcctgtctcaacctcccaactCACTGAGGTTACAGGCCTGAATCtcttctctatttattttttttttagttgtagatggacacaatgtcttcactttatttatttatgtggtgctcggatcaaacccagtgccccatgcatgtgaagcaagtgctccaccactgagccccagccccagccccagtccctgcATCTCTACTTTAAATGGGAACTTGACCCCAGCTACACCCGTTTCTCAGGGTCTGCACCTGTGCGCGTTGGGGTAGGTAGGCCCTTGCACAAAGCTGAGTCCCAGCTTCCACTTATTCACTGTCTACTCCCCAGAGTCCCAGAACCCTCCAACCTGCCCTTCAAAACCAAATTTCTGACAAAGGTGGAGGGAAAACTCAGCCTGAGCACCCCGCCTGGTCCCCACCCAGGCTGAGATCTCCACAGGGCAAGGACAGGGCCCTCCAGGAAGGGCAGGTAGGCGCAGTGCCAAGACAACACACTGACCCTCTTCTTGGGGGTCTGGCAAAGTTGAGTAGGTCAACTTCAGGGCTGGGGCCTCCCTGTAAGCCAGGGCCTCCTGCCTAACAGAAGTCCCACATGACCTGCCCTCACTCCCCTGGACAGCGGTATGTGTCCCGTGAACCCTGTCATCCAAGACTGGGAGTGGCTTTGGACGCACTCTTAGACGGCTCCCCGGAAGTGGAGCTGGGGTGGGCACGTGAAGTCCCCTGATCACGAGGCTCGACGGCCCTCCAGAATGGCGGCCCATTTGCTCTGAGATGGAGAGCTCCTGGCGGGGAGGCAGAGTGGGGCTGCTGGAGCAGGAGGACCTCCCGCACTCAAGAGTCCACCTCCAGGGAGCAAGGGCACCTCAGGGCGGCCACTGGAATGGAGTCCAGGGCACCTGCAAGAACCAGATGAGGAGGCGCAGGCGCATGGCGGTTGGGGCGAGGTGCACAGGGGCCAGCCCTGAAGCGGGACGTGGGACACCCGAAGTTTCTGAGCTGTCCTCCCAGCCGGCTCATGAAGGGGCTCCCTGCCACTAGTGCTTTGGGTGCCTGTCCCCCTCCTCTGGCAGCAGAGCCAGTTCAGGGTGCAGGCCTGCGTGTGAAGCTGCGGCCCATTCCCACTGGACACAGCTGCCCTCGCCCCTCAGCCTTGCTTCCTCTTCCTGCCCAGTAGCAAAACAGTGTTAAGGGGAAACGTTTCTGTGCAGAGACCAGCAGACAGAGTCCAGGGCTGGGCGTGTCTCCCGGTCCAGCACTTGCCCAGCGCCCTCCCGCTTCCATTCACTGTGTCCAGCCCCCCATCACTgcacattttgtttctttacatttattttccaaacCCTAACAGAGCATCTGACTGGCATGTCAGGGAGTGAGGAGGCCACTCCTTGAAGGGAGTGGGTAATGCCACCCTGGCCAGGCCTGCCTGGCTCTGgtcccacccctgccctgcctgcccgcTCAAATCTATAAAACCCAAGTCCTCCCCTGGCCGCAGGACCAAGCTGAGAGGTAGCACCATGCAGCTGAGTTTAGTGGCAATGCAGGCCCTGGTGACAGGGACAGGGAAAGGTAAGTGAGCCAGCAGGTGGAAATGCCGGGCACTGGGGAGACAGGGCTACTCCTGAGCAGTGAGCTTGCCCTGGCCCCAGAACAGTCCCTAGACCAGGCTGGGCAGATGGGGGTCCAGCTACAGGCTTTTCCCTTGGGCCTAAGGGGTGGGAGCTGCCTCTGGCCTGATTCCGGTCAGTGCCTGCTACTGCATCCTGGGCCTCCGCCCCGGACCAGGGTCGTCTCCCTGCTCATTGcagggcaggaggactgcagcTTTCACTGCAGCTGCTCCCCGACCCCAGCCCTGACCCCAGCCATCTCCCCACTGCATCCCACCCTGCAGGGATTGGACAGGACACGGTGAGGGCTCTGCAAGCCTCAGGAACCACGCCAACACCGAGCTGGTCAGCCTATCCAGTGAGGTGCGGCTCTCAGCCTGCTGTGGCCAGGCCTGCCCTCCACACCCTCAGGGATGCCACAGGAGCCTGCGGGGACCACCCACCAGGCCTCCATGCACCGTCTCCCACAGTGTCCCAGGATAGAGCCTGTATGCTTGGACCCAGTAACTGGGAGGCCACAGAGTGGACGCTGGGCCATGTGGGCCCCATGGACCTGTTGGTGAACAATGCTGTTGTGGCATTGATTTGGCCCTTCTTGGAGGTCACCAAGACCTCTGAGAGGTGGGAAGTGGGCAGAGCGGTCAGGTTGTAGAGAGGCTACTTAGCACAGGTGGATAGGTGTCCATGGTCCCTTTCTCCCGATAGGTCCTTCAGTGGGAATCTGCAATCTGTGTTCCAGGTGTCTCAGGTGAGCCTGTGGGAGGTGTGACCTTGTGCCAGccacagggtggggtggggtagggtgAGGTGAGCTGTCCTGCTCTTGGCTTACAGATTGTAGCCTGAGGCATGATAGACCGAGGAGTGCCAGGATCCACTCTCAGTGTGTCCATGGTGGCCGATGTCATTGTCCCCAGCCTGATTGCCTGCAGTGAGTGCAGAGACCCTGTCTCGGGCTGGGCCTCCCTGGAAGGAGGGCAATCCCTGAGGGGTTCTCAGTGCTGTCCCTGTGCAGGCTCCACCAAGGATGCAATGACCATTTGACCAAAGCCATGGCCATGGAGCTGGGTCATACAACGCGAGCATAGCAGTGGGGACTGAGGGTCCAGCCTGAGGGGCACTAGATGGGCACTGGTGCAATGGGTGAAGCTCAAGTTTGGAGGTGAGAATGGGGCAGGTCTGTGGACCGCGGGAGGCTCTGAGCAACGGGGTGTGGTTGGCTTGACTCAGTAAGCTCCGGCGGAAGACCATGGCCGTGTGGGTGGGGTTAGTAATCACCACGGAGGCCACCACCTCTGGACCCTGGTCCCAGATCCGGGTGAACTCGGTGAATCCCACAGTGGTGCTGAGGGCCATGGGCCAGAAAGTACTCGACTGACCCTGAATTCTCCCGGAAGCTGAGCAGCGCCACCTGCTCAGGCATTCTGCAGGTCTGGGGAAAGTCGGGGTGGGGGATGTCGGACAGCTGAACCTGACCACTGACCGCTCGTCCCCCGCAGAGGTGGAGGACGAGGTCAACAGCATCTTCTTCCTGCTCAGCGACCGCAGCGCCTCCACCAGCGGCTCGGGCATCTTGGTGGACGCCTGCTACCTGGTCTCCCAGCGCGAGCGAACAGACTGGGCCACCAGCCAGCTGGGCTCTCGGACTCGCCGCTCCCCTACACCGCTCACGGCCAGACCCGCGCAAGCCCCGCCTCCTCGTCGCGCCGAGACCCCATCTCCAGGCGGGGTGGCCGCATACTTCCCCGACGCCCCACCGCGCCCCGGTCCGCCCCGCTGCCGTTCAGCCCCGCCCCGTTCCCGTTCAGCCCCGCCTTCAATCTACGCCCCGCCCCGCTCCCGTTCAGCCCTGCCTTCAATCTACGCCCCGCCCCGCTCCCGTTCAGCCCTGCCTTCAATCTACGCCCCGCCCCTCTCCCGTTCAGCCCCGCCTTCAATCTACGCCCCGCCCCGCTCCCGTTCAGCCCTGCCTTCAATCTACGCCCCGCCCCGCTCCCGTTCAGCTCTGCCTTCAATCTACGCCCCGCCCCGCTCCCGTTCAGCCCCGCCCCGCTCCCGTTCAGCCCTGCCTTCAATCTACGCCCCGCCCCTCTCCCGTTCAGCCCTGCCTTCAATCTACGCCCCGCCCCGCTCCCGTTCAGCCCCGCCTTCAATCTACGCCCCGCTTCTCTCCCACAGCCCGGCCGCGCCTCCACGCCCAGCCGCCGCCCCGCGGCCACGCCCCGCCCTCGCCGCTACGCCACGCCCCAGACTCACTTCCGCGTCCTGGCCCACGCCAGCGCTCTTCCTCGCCCACTGTGCGCAGGGGTCTTCTCCTCACAGACCACCCGATCCAGAACCCGCACGCCCACCACTGCCTATTTGCCTAAATAAATGAACGCTATTTTCCGGGAACCAGCGCTCCGGGTGGGCGCGTCGCGAGGCCGGGCCGGGGGAACGGGGACTGACCGCACTCCCTCAAAACCCGCTCGCTTACGCGCTGACCCAGCCTTGTGACCAAAGGGCTGCGGTTCTTTCGTAAGGATGACGCCTCTCCCCACATGCCCATCCAGCCCAGGGCAGAGGCAAAAGGCAGAGAGCAGCCTGCAGCCACCCCAGCCTacaggggaggagagaggcgCCGGACCCGGGCGGACCCTAGGCCAGAGGAGCCGAGCGTTCAGAGGCAGCGAGGCGGGGCGGTGGATCAAGTCTTACCGTCTTCCCCCTGGTTCGCCCGCCCCTCTCTGGGCACACCTTCCGCCAAGAACACCTGAAGAGGGAGCCCAAGCGCGCTCGCCCCCTCTGCTCTGCCGACCGTCCCGGCCCGAATCAAGCACGGCAGCCCTGCGCTGCAGGGCTGGCCAGAGCGTCTTGCAGGCCCTGCTGGGTTTCGGCTGTGCTTGCCTGATACACGGTCCTGGCTTTTTGGAGGCATTGGCACAGTGTCCAGCCCTGGGCAAGCGAGCAAAGAACGAGGGGCTGGGGTGAGACTTCTAGACAGTGACTGGTAGAGCAAGGTGAGGGTGGGAGGTGTGCGTGGGGGTCCTTCTGGCCGTAAACGGGACCTCCAGGGAGCGCTATCTAAGCTGAAGCTGACTTGGGCCTGTCTGGCCAAGGATCAAAGGACATTTGATACAATTGATGAGATTTGGACACTGCAGGGGGCAAGGCCAGACCAAGGAAGGGATCTAAACAGAGGTGCCCCTCAGGAAGCACCATTTGGGGACTGTCCCTCCCTTGGTCTCTGGCAGGCAGAGGGCAGTGTCTAAGGTtagggacagaggcagagattatagGTTGGCCTTACAGGGGGTAGTAAGCACGCTAAAAACCAGGACTGGTGAGGAGAATGTACTTGACCATCTTCCAGGGTCTTCTCAAATCTGTGTTCcatatttaatgtcatttttcccttctaaatATTCACTTTCAtaactaattgaaaaaaaatctgttgtctCCTGCTTCACCTGGCCATCCTTGCCTCCATCCTGTCCACTTTTTTAGGCCCAAAGCCCTTGGACCATACATCACCATTTCCCTACTACAGAAGGGTCTTCAGAACAGTGACTCTAGACTTCCCCACCATGACCCACAGAACAGAAAAATCTTTTGTAGGGAGAGCCAGCGTGTGCCCGGACGTGTAGGCTGTTATTGGTTATTAGGACTCAGTAGCAGCGCTCGCCTTGGCTGGTCTCCATGTACCTCCATCACTCCAGTCCTATCACTTTCTACCTACTTTCTAAAGGTGCTGGTGGCCTGATGGGCCGTCTGGGATGGCCTTGGGATCAACTCCCTTTGAGGCTAACGGGGAACCCTGTTGGCAATGGTGTCTTCTTCGAATTTATTCGGTCGTCCAAATTCTCCCTGGGCATTGTAAGTGAGCCAACATGACCCACTCCTGGCCtgtggaagggaggaaggatgaaaATTTTTGGATATGTCAGATGTCAGCACTGTGTTCTCCATTACAGGAGTAGCCGCACGTTATTTCTGGCACTACCATgtctatttttttataataaacttgGCAGGGAAAACATGCCGACCAGAACTCACTAACCCGATTTCTCGCGCGGTGCAATCTGTGCGCAGTCTGAAAAGCCCCGCCCCAAGGCCAGTGAGGACTCCGCCCCTCCTCGGTCCGCTCTCCTCTCTTCCCAGGGGGTTTTTAGGATGTCCCCGCCCCCTTCCCAGAAGTCGTCCTGTGATTGGCCTTGcaccgccccgccccgcgcccagAACGCCAAGTCTAGGGGCCCAGCGCGGGGTTCCTAGTGCAGCCATGGAGCTGGGGCTGGCGGGTCGTCGGGCGCTGGTTACCGGCGCTGGCAAAGGTGGGCCGCGATCCGCGACAGGGGAAGGCGGGCCGGAGGCACAGGACAGGGGTGGAGGGCGGGCCCCGCTCGGCCGAGGTCTCTGGCACTGAGCCGCGCTTGCTTTAGGCATCGGACGCAGCTTGGTCCAGGCGCTGCATGCGGCGGGCGTGCGCGTGGTGGCTGTGAGCCGAACGCAGGCCGACCTGGATAGCCTTGTCCGCGAGGTAGGCGCTACAGTCACCCTGCGGAGAAGACGGTGACTGGGTCCCGCTGGGCCCCTTGACTCCCCTCCTAGGTGCGGTGCTTGCCACTGACCAGGCGCCTGGCGCTGGGGCCGGTGGGGATCCGCAGCACCTCGCGCCCCTGCCTGCGTGGCTGGCAGGGTGGTAGACAGAGCGGCTTGACCGCCCCTGGGCTTGGAGGAGGTTGAAGTGTCTAGTGACCTGGCCTCGAGCCAGGATCGCTAGGGCAGAGAGGAAGTGGACTGGATGGAGGCGGGTCCAGCTCCGGGTAGGCAGCTCTGGGTTTGCCCTCAGGTGGCAGCGTCCACCTGTGCCCATTGGAGCCGCTGGTAGCTGTGCTTCACCCCAATACACACAGTGTCCCGGAGTGGAGCCCTTGTGTGTGGACCTGGCAGACTGGGAAGCCACTGAACATGCCCTGGGCAGTGTAGGACCCGTGGACCTGCTGGTGAACAATGCTGGCGTGGCACTGTTGCAGCCCTTCCTGGAGGTCACCAAGGAGGCCTTTGACATGTGAGCCAGCAGGGGTAGAGGAACACTGCAGCGAGGAGATGTTCCCTACAGCAGCCCCAAGTTCCTGACCAGGTCTTTGCATCTGCCACTAGGTCCTTTGATGTGAACCTGAGGGCTGTCATCCAGGTGTCCCAGGTGAGCTGCCCTGCCTGGTAGGAGCAGGAACTCTGAAGAATGGTGCTAGTTCTGCCTCTTGTCTCTCTGAAATTTCAGATTGTGGTCAGGAGCATGATAGCACGGGGAGCCCCTGGGGCCATTGTGAATGTCTCCAGTCAGGCCTCCCAGCGAGCACTTACCAATCACACTGTCTACTGTGAGTGACTGACTGTGACCTGACCCCTGCTCCACTCCAACCTGGTCAGCTT
Proteins encoded in this region:
- the LOC124980420 gene encoding L-xylulose reductase, encoding MELGLAGRRALVTGAGKGIGRSLVQALHAAGVRVVAVSRTQADLDSLVRECPGVEPLCVDLADWEATEHALGSVGPVDLLVNNAGVALLQPFLEVTKEAFDMSFDVNLRAVIQVSQIVVRSMIARGAPGAIVNVSSQASQRALTNHTVYCSTKGALDMLTKVMALELGPYKIRVNAVNPTVVMTPMGQANWSDPHKAKVMLDRIPLGKFAEMENVVDTILFLLSDRSSMTTGSTVPVDGGFLAT